A genomic region of Mus musculus strain C57BL/6J chromosome 7, GRCm38.p6 C57BL/6J contains the following coding sequences:
- the Vmn2r37 gene encoding vomeronasal 2, receptor, 14 precursor gives MFIFMEVFFLLNITLLMANFIDPRCFWRINLDEIMDEYLGLSCAFILAAVQTPIENDYFNKTLNVLKTTKNHKYALALVFAMDEINRNPDLLPNMSLIIRYTLGRCDGKTVIPTPYLFRKKKESPIPNYFCNEETMCSYLLTGPHWEVSLGFWKHMNSFLSPRILQLTYGPFHSIFSDDEQYPYLYQMAPKDTSLALAMVSFILYFSWNWIGLVIPDDDQGNQFLLELKKQSENKEICFAFVKMISVDDVSFPQNTEMYYNQIVMSSTNVIIIYGETYNFIDLIFRMWEPPILQRIWITTKQLNFPTRKKDISHGTFYGSLTFLPHHGVISGFKNFVQTWFHLRNTDLYLVMQEWKYFNYEDSASTCKILKNNSSNASFDWLMEQKFDMTFSENSHNIYNAVHAIAHALHEMNLQQADNQAIDNGKGASSHCLKVNSFLRRIYFTNPPGDKVFMKQRVIMHDEYDIVHFVNLSQHLGIKMKLGKFSPYLPHGRHSHLYVDRIELATGRRKMPSSVCSADCSPGFRRLWKEGMAACCFVCSPCPENEISNETTVVLCVFVKHHDTPIVKANNRSLSYLLLMSLMSCFLCSFFFIGLPNRAICVLQQITFGIVFTMAVSTVLAKTVTVVLAFKVTDPGRRLRNFLVSGTPNYIIPICSLLQCVLCAIWLAVSPPFVDIDEHTLHGHIIIVCNKGSVTAFYCILGYLACLALGNFSVAFLAKNLPDTFNEAKFLTFSMLVFCSVWVTFLPVYHSTKGKHMVAVEIFSILASSAGILGCIFVPKIYIILMRPERNSTQKIREKSYF, from the exons ATGTTCATTTTCATGGAAGTCTTCTTCCTCCTTAATATTACACTTCTCATGGCCAATTTCATTGATCCCAggtgcttttggagaataaatttGGATGAAATAATGGATGAATATTTGGGATTATCTTGTGCTTTCATCCTGGCAGCAGTTCAGACACCCATTGAAAATGATTATTTCAACAAGACTCTTAATGTTCT aaaaacaactaaaaaccacAAATATGCTTTGGCATTGGTGTTTGCAATGGATGAAATCAACAGAAATCCTGATCTTTTACCAAATATGTCTTTGATTATAAGATACACTTTGGGCCGTTGTGATGGAAAAACTGTAATACCTACACCATATTTATTtcgtaaaaaaaaagaaagccctatccctaattatttctgtaatgaagaGACTATGTGTTCCTATCTGCTTACAGGACCCCATTGGGAGGTATCTTTAGGTTTCTGGAAGCACATGAACAGCTTCTTATCTCCACGT ATCCTTCAGCTTACCTATGGACCTTTCCACTCCATCTTCAGTGATGATGAACAATATCCCTATCTCTATCAGATGGCCCCAAAGGACACATCTCTAGCATTGGCAATGGTCTCCTTCATACTTTACTTTAGCTGGAACTGGATTGGCCTTGTCATTCCAGATGATGACCAAGGAAaccaatttcttttagagttgaagaaacagagtgaaaacaaggaaatttgctttgcctttgtgaaAATGATCTCTGTTGATGATGTTTCATTTCCACAAAATACTGAAATGTACTACAACCAAATTGTGATGTCATCCACAAATGTTATTATCATTTATGGAGAAACATACAATTTCATTGATTTGATCTTCAGAATGTGGGAAcctcccattttacagagaatATGGATCACCACAAAACAATTGAATTTCCCTACCAGGAAAAAAGACATAAGTCATGGCACATTCTATGGATCACTTACTTTTCTACCCCACCATGGTgtgatttctggttttaaaaattttgtacagACATGGTTCCATCTCAGAAACACAGATTTATATCTAGTAATGCAAGAGTGGAAATACTTTAACTATGAAGACTCAGCATCTACCTGTAAAATACTGAAGAACAATTCATCTAATGCCTCATTTGATTGGCTAATGGAACAGAAGTTTGACATGACCTTTAGTGAGAATAGTCATAACATATACAATGCTGTGCATGCCATAGCCCATGCCCTCCATGAGATGAATCTGCAACAGGCTGATAATCAGGCAATAGACAATGGAAAAGGAGCCAGTTCTCACTGCTTGAAG GTAaactcctttctaagaaggatttaCTTCACTAATCCTCCTGGGGACAAAGTGTTTATGAAGCAAAGAGTAATAATGCACGATGAATATGACATTGTTCACTTTGTGAATCTCTCACAACACCTTGGGATTAAGATGAAGTTAGGAAAGTTCAGCCCATATTTACCACATGGTCGACACTCTCACTTATATGTAGACAGGATTGAGTTggccacaggaagaagaaag ATGCCATCCTCTGTGTGCAGTGCTGATTGTAGTCCTGGATTCAGAagattatggaaggagggaatggcagcctgctgttttgtttgcagcccctgccctgaaaatgaaatttctaatgagacaa ctgtggtactttgtgtctttgtgaagcatcatgacactcctattgtgaaggccaataacaGAAGCCTCAGCTACCtattactcatgtcactcatgtcctgttttctgtgctcctttttcttcattggcctTCCAAACAGAGCCATCTGTGTCTTACAGCAAATcacatttggaattgtattcactatggctgtttccacagttctggccaaaacagtcactgtggttctggctttcaaagtcacAGACCCAGGAAGAAGATTGAGAAACTTCCTGGTATCAGGAACACCCAACTACATTATTCCCATATGTTCCCTACTCCAATGTGTTCTGTGTGCAATCTGGctagcagtttctcctccctttgttgatattgatgaacaCACTCTCCATGGCCACATCATCATTGTGTGCAACAAGggctcagttactgcattctactgtatCCTAGGATACTTGGCCTGCCTGGCACTTGGAAACTTCTCTGTGGCTTTCTTGGCCAAGAATCTGCCTgacacattcaatgaagccaagttcttgaccttcagcatgctagtgttctgtagtgtctgggtcaccttcctccctgtctaccataGCACCAAGGGCAAACACATGGTTGCTGTGGAGATCTTCTccatcttggcatccagtgcTGGGATCCTTGGATGTATATTTGTACCCaagatttatatcattttaatgagACCAGAGAGAAATTCGACCCAAAAGATCAGGgaaaaatcatatttctga
- the Vmn2r37 gene encoding vomeronasal 2, receptor, 14 isoform X1, which produces MFIFMEVFFLLNITLLMANFIDPRCFWRINLDEIMDEYLGLSCAFILAAVQTPIENDYFNKTLNVLKTTKNHKYALALVFAMDEINRNPDLLPNMSLIIRYTLGRCDGKTVIPTPYLFRKKKESPIPNYFCNEETMCSYLLTGPHWEVSLGFWKHMNSFLSPRILQLTYGPFHSIFSDDEQYPYLYQMAPKDTSLALAMVSFILYFSWNWIGLVIPDDDQGNQFLLELKKQSENKEICFAFVKMISVDDVSFPQNTEMYYNQIVMSSTNVIIIYGETYNFIDLIFRMWEPPILQRIWITTKQLNFPTRKKDISHGTFYGSLTFLPHHGVISGFKNFVQTWFHLRNTDLYLVMQEWKYFNYEDSASTCKILKNNSSNASFDWLMEQKFDMTFSENSHNIYNAVHAIAHALHEMNLQQADNQAIDNGKGASSHCLKVNSFLRRIYFTNPPGDKVFMKQRVIMHDEYDIVHFVNLSQHLGIKMKLGKFSPYLPHGRHSHLYVDRIELATGRRKMPSSVCSADCSPGFRRLWKEGMAACCFVCSPCPENEISNETNMDQCVNCPEYQYANTEQNKCIQKGVTFLSYEDPLGMALALMAFCFSAFTAVVLCVFVKHHDTPIVKANNRSLSYLLLMSLMSCFLCSFFFIGLPNRAICVLQQITFGIVFTMAVSTVLAKTVTVVLAFKVTDPGRRLRNFLVSGTPNYIIPICSLLQCVLCAIWLAVSPPFVDIDEHTLHGHIIIVCNKGSVTAFYCILGYLACLALGNFSVAFLAKNLPDTFNEAKFLTFSMLVFCSVWVTFLPVYHSTKGKHMVAVEIFSILASSAGILGCIFVPKIYIILMRPERNSTQKIREKSYF; this is translated from the exons ATGTTCATTTTCATGGAAGTCTTCTTCCTCCTTAATATTACACTTCTCATGGCCAATTTCATTGATCCCAggtgcttttggagaataaatttGGATGAAATAATGGATGAATATTTGGGATTATCTTGTGCTTTCATCCTGGCAGCAGTTCAGACACCCATTGAAAATGATTATTTCAACAAGACTCTTAATGTTCT aaaaacaactaaaaaccacAAATATGCTTTGGCATTGGTGTTTGCAATGGATGAAATCAACAGAAATCCTGATCTTTTACCAAATATGTCTTTGATTATAAGATACACTTTGGGCCGTTGTGATGGAAAAACTGTAATACCTACACCATATTTATTtcgtaaaaaaaaagaaagccctatccctaattatttctgtaatgaagaGACTATGTGTTCCTATCTGCTTACAGGACCCCATTGGGAGGTATCTTTAGGTTTCTGGAAGCACATGAACAGCTTCTTATCTCCACGT ATCCTTCAGCTTACCTATGGACCTTTCCACTCCATCTTCAGTGATGATGAACAATATCCCTATCTCTATCAGATGGCCCCAAAGGACACATCTCTAGCATTGGCAATGGTCTCCTTCATACTTTACTTTAGCTGGAACTGGATTGGCCTTGTCATTCCAGATGATGACCAAGGAAaccaatttcttttagagttgaagaaacagagtgaaaacaaggaaatttgctttgcctttgtgaaAATGATCTCTGTTGATGATGTTTCATTTCCACAAAATACTGAAATGTACTACAACCAAATTGTGATGTCATCCACAAATGTTATTATCATTTATGGAGAAACATACAATTTCATTGATTTGATCTTCAGAATGTGGGAAcctcccattttacagagaatATGGATCACCACAAAACAATTGAATTTCCCTACCAGGAAAAAAGACATAAGTCATGGCACATTCTATGGATCACTTACTTTTCTACCCCACCATGGTgtgatttctggttttaaaaattttgtacagACATGGTTCCATCTCAGAAACACAGATTTATATCTAGTAATGCAAGAGTGGAAATACTTTAACTATGAAGACTCAGCATCTACCTGTAAAATACTGAAGAACAATTCATCTAATGCCTCATTTGATTGGCTAATGGAACAGAAGTTTGACATGACCTTTAGTGAGAATAGTCATAACATATACAATGCTGTGCATGCCATAGCCCATGCCCTCCATGAGATGAATCTGCAACAGGCTGATAATCAGGCAATAGACAATGGAAAAGGAGCCAGTTCTCACTGCTTGAAG GTAaactcctttctaagaaggatttaCTTCACTAATCCTCCTGGGGACAAAGTGTTTATGAAGCAAAGAGTAATAATGCACGATGAATATGACATTGTTCACTTTGTGAATCTCTCACAACACCTTGGGATTAAGATGAAGTTAGGAAAGTTCAGCCCATATTTACCACATGGTCGACACTCTCACTTATATGTAGACAGGATTGAGTTggccacaggaagaagaaag ATGCCATCCTCTGTGTGCAGTGCTGATTGTAGTCCTGGATTCAGAagattatggaaggagggaatggcagcctgctgttttgtttgcagcccctgccctgaaaatgaaatttctaatgagacaa atatggatcaatgtgtgaattgtccagaataccaatatgccaacacagaacagaacaaatgtaTTCAGAAAGGTGTCACCTTTCTAAGCTATGAAGACCCCTTGGGGATGGCACTTGCCTTAATggccttctgtttctctgcattcacagctgtggtactttgtgtctttgtgaagcatcatgacactcctattgtgaaggccaataacaGAAGCCTCAGCTACCtattactcatgtcactcatgtcctgttttctgtgctcctttttcttcattggcctTCCAAACAGAGCCATCTGTGTCTTACAGCAAATcacatttggaattgtattcactatggctgtttccacagttctggccaaaacagtcactgtggttctggctttcaaagtcacAGACCCAGGAAGAAGATTGAGAAACTTCCTGGTATCAGGAACACCCAACTACATTATTCCCATATGTTCCCTACTCCAATGTGTTCTGTGTGCAATCTGGctagcagtttctcctccctttgttgatattgatgaacaCACTCTCCATGGCCACATCATCATTGTGTGCAACAAGggctcagttactgcattctactgtatCCTAGGATACTTGGCCTGCCTGGCACTTGGAAACTTCTCTGTGGCTTTCTTGGCCAAGAATCTGCCTgacacattcaatgaagccaagttcttgaccttcagcatgctagtgttctgtagtgtctgggtcaccttcctccctgtctaccataGCACCAAGGGCAAACACATGGTTGCTGTGGAGATCTTCTccatcttggcatccagtgcTGGGATCCTTGGATGTATATTTGTACCCaagatttatatcattttaatgagACCAGAGAGAAATTCGACCCAAAAGATCAGGgaaaaatcatatttctga